A genomic stretch from Ureibacillus composti includes:
- a CDS encoding CarD family transcriptional regulator — protein sequence MFNKGDLIIYSSHGLCHIDDITEKTISDVTKKYYELHPLNNANLKISTPVDNRSISMLEIMSKKQAEIILKSFKEPGIDWIEKSHQRNQFYSEVAKNGSRLEKAKIVNTLMRKKHEIEMNGKKFSEYDRKLLTLIQSILFNELAFSLEKTVDEIHTQVENYLQINEGSLVGEH from the coding sequence ATGTTTAATAAAGGTGATTTAATTATTTATTCATCCCATGGATTATGTCATATTGACGATATTACAGAAAAGACTATTTCTGATGTGACGAAAAAGTACTATGAATTACATCCTCTAAATAATGCAAATTTAAAAATTAGTACCCCAGTTGATAATCGTTCAATTTCTATGTTAGAAATTATGTCAAAAAAACAAGCTGAAATCATTCTGAAATCATTTAAAGAACCTGGGATTGATTGGATTGAAAAAAGTCATCAAAGAAATCAATTCTATTCTGAAGTTGCTAAGAATGGTAGTCGCCTTGAAAAAGCTAAAATAGTGAATACACTTATGCGTAAAAAACATGAAATCGAAATGAATGGTAAAAAGTTTTCTGAGTACGATCGTAAACTGCTAACTCTCATCCAGAGTATTTTATTTAACGAACTAGCCTTCTCCTTAGAGAAAACAGTTGATGAGATCCATACGCAGGTTGAGAACTATTTACAAATTAATGAAGGTTCACTTGTTGGTGAACACTAA
- a CDS encoding IscS subfamily cysteine desulfurase produces the protein MIYLDYAATSPMTDAAVEAYSHAAKNMFGNTSSLHDAGGEAAYHLENARTIIANKLGVNRDGIVFTGSGTEGNIFAILSLARAGKGKHIITSAAEHTSVHAAVNTLEREGYQITKLPFTQDGIIDLDLLEQSIREDTVLITIQHVNSEIGSIQPVEKISQIARRHSIPYHVDCVQSFCKLPIEEFSKFVDAITISAHKVGGPKGCGAIYINPRRRISPVFPGVTHEKGVRGGTVDTPSIVAMAVAVEQFQYDVNYYWKLRLQLSKLIEDSNCTLIEAPKENQLPSICGLCLNGIEGQFVMLKLNEESICISTGSACDINSASGTKAILAMGYSLTTARQFFRVSFGPVTVEAQIEKLGEELMKISKDINM, from the coding sequence ATGATTTATCTTGATTATGCAGCGACTTCACCGATGACTGATGCAGCAGTGGAGGCATATAGTCACGCTGCAAAAAATATGTTTGGAAACACTTCTAGCTTGCATGATGCAGGTGGCGAAGCAGCTTATCACTTAGAGAATGCACGAACTATCATTGCCAATAAATTAGGTGTAAACCGAGATGGTATCGTCTTTACAGGTAGTGGAACAGAGGGGAATATTTTTGCAATTCTTTCGTTAGCTCGTGCGGGAAAAGGGAAGCACATCATTACATCGGCAGCTGAACATACAAGTGTTCATGCTGCAGTGAACACGTTAGAGCGAGAAGGTTACCAAATTACGAAACTCCCATTTACACAAGACGGGATTATAGATCTTGATCTTCTTGAGCAATCTATACGTGAAGATACAGTATTGATTACTATTCAGCATGTTAATTCAGAGATTGGATCGATTCAACCTGTGGAAAAAATATCACAAATAGCAAGGCGTCACAGTATTCCTTATCATGTTGATTGCGTACAATCATTCTGTAAATTGCCAATTGAAGAATTCTCTAAGTTTGTCGATGCAATCACTATTTCCGCACATAAAGTAGGTGGACCAAAGGGGTGTGGAGCGATTTACATTAATCCAAGACGCAGAATATCACCTGTATTTCCTGGTGTCACCCATGAAAAAGGGGTGCGCGGAGGTACTGTAGACACTCCGTCTATTGTTGCAATGGCAGTAGCGGTAGAACAATTTCAATATGATGTTAACTACTATTGGAAATTACGTTTGCAATTAAGTAAATTGATTGAAGACTCTAACTGCACTTTAATTGAGGCTCCAAAAGAAAACCAATTACCGAGTATATGTGGACTTTGTTTAAATGGGATAGAAGGTCAATTTGTTATGCTAAAATTAAATGAAGAAAGTATTTGTATCTCAACAGGAAGTGCATGTGATATAAATAGCGCATCTGGTACGAAAGCAATTTTAGCAATGGGTTACAGCTTAACCACAGCACGTCAATTTTTCAGAGTTTCCTTTGGCCCAGTAACAGTAGAGGCTCAAATCGAAAAATTGGGTGAGGAGCTTATGAAAATTTCAAAAGACATCAATATGTAA
- the pheS gene encoding phenylalanine--tRNA ligase subunit alpha has product MEQQLKQLEQEALEKLQAATSLKELNEVRVAYLGKKGPITDLLKGMGKLSPEERPKMGALVNTVREYVTAELEKKAAVLEEQAIQEQLEKESVDVTLPGRKIKTGNRHPLTRVIEEIEDLFVSMGYEIAEGPEVEKDYYNFEALNLPKGHPARDMQDTFYITEETLLRTHTSPVQARTMELKKGEPIRIICPGKVFRRDNDDATHSHQFMQIEGLVIGENIHMSDLKGTLDALAKKMFGEEREIRLRPSFFPFTEPSVEVDVSCHKCGGSGCNVCKHTGWIEILGAGMVHPNVLEMAGYDSKKVSGFAFGIGAERIAMLKYGVDDIRHFYTNDNRFLSQFHRTEG; this is encoded by the coding sequence ATGGAACAGCAATTAAAGCAATTAGAACAAGAAGCTTTAGAGAAATTGCAAGCGGCTACGAGCTTAAAAGAATTAAATGAAGTTCGTGTCGCTTACTTAGGAAAAAAGGGACCAATCACAGATTTATTAAAAGGGATGGGGAAATTATCTCCAGAAGAACGTCCTAAAATGGGAGCACTAGTAAATACGGTGCGTGAATATGTGACGGCTGAATTAGAGAAAAAGGCAGCTGTTTTAGAAGAACAAGCAATTCAGGAACAACTAGAAAAAGAATCGGTAGACGTTACATTACCTGGTCGTAAAATCAAAACAGGAAATCGTCATCCTTTAACGAGAGTTATTGAGGAAATTGAAGATTTATTCGTTTCTATGGGTTATGAAATTGCAGAAGGACCAGAAGTTGAAAAAGACTATTACAACTTCGAAGCATTAAACCTTCCTAAAGGTCATCCTGCGCGTGATATGCAAGATACTTTTTATATTACAGAAGAAACTCTTCTTCGTACACACACTTCACCTGTTCAAGCTCGTACAATGGAGCTGAAAAAAGGTGAACCAATTCGAATTATTTGCCCAGGTAAAGTATTCCGTCGTGATAATGATGACGCAACACATTCACACCAATTCATGCAAATTGAGGGCTTAGTAATTGGGGAAAATATTCACATGAGTGACTTAAAAGGAACTCTTGATGCGTTAGCGAAAAAGATGTTTGGAGAAGAACGAGAAATCCGTCTACGTCCAAGCTTCTTCCCATTCACAGAACCATCTGTTGAGGTAGATGTTTCATGTCATAAATGTGGTGGTTCAGGGTGTAACGTATGTAAACATACAGGTTGGATTGAAATCTTAGGTGCCGGCATGGTACATCCAAATGTATTAGAAATGGCTGGATATGATTCGAAGAAAGTATCTGGATTTGCATTTGGAATCGGTGCAGAACGTATTGCTATGTTGAAATATGGAGTAGATGATATTCGTCATTTCTATACAAATGACAATCGTTTCTTATCACAATTCCATAGAACAGAAGGGTAA
- the nadA gene encoding quinolinate synthase NadA has protein sequence MSVTCAIPTSGMLPEKYRKMNRAEMEARVREIKEKLGDQLFIPGHHYQKDEVIQFADAIGDSLQLAQVAAANKKAQHIVFCGVHFMAETADMLTTDEQVVYLPDMRAGCSMADMANIYQTEEAWEQLVKLFGNTIIPLTYVNSTAAIKAFTGRNGGSCVTSSNAKKMVEWAFTQNERLFFLPDQHLGRNTAFDLGIPLNQMAVWNPISGQLEYEGELDAVKVILWKGHCSVHQGFTVENIQQVREKYPEMKVIVHPECCHEVVEASDDNGSTKYIVDAINNAPAGSSWAIGTEMNLVKRIIAEHPDQHIISLNENMCPCLTMNRIDLPHLLWSLELIENGQKGNVIKVDEETAVQARLSLERMLAYA, from the coding sequence ATGTCTGTAACTTGCGCAATCCCAACAAGTGGCATGCTACCAGAAAAATATCGAAAAATGAACCGTGCTGAAATGGAGGCCCGTGTTCGTGAAATAAAAGAAAAATTAGGGGATCAATTATTTATCCCTGGACACCATTATCAAAAAGATGAAGTGATTCAATTCGCTGATGCAATTGGAGATTCGCTTCAGTTAGCTCAGGTTGCAGCAGCAAATAAAAAAGCACAACATATCGTATTCTGCGGTGTTCATTTTATGGCTGAAACCGCAGATATGCTTACTACAGATGAGCAAGTTGTCTATCTTCCAGATATGCGTGCTGGTTGTTCTATGGCAGATATGGCAAACATTTATCAAACGGAAGAAGCTTGGGAACAGTTAGTTAAACTTTTCGGAAATACAATCATCCCTTTGACATATGTAAATTCCACTGCTGCCATTAAGGCATTTACTGGTCGCAATGGTGGTTCATGTGTTACTTCATCAAATGCGAAAAAAATGGTGGAATGGGCATTTACACAAAATGAACGTTTATTCTTCTTACCTGATCAACATTTAGGTAGAAATACGGCCTTTGATTTAGGCATCCCATTAAACCAAATGGCTGTATGGAATCCAATTAGTGGACAGCTTGAATATGAAGGCGAGCTGGATGCTGTTAAAGTCATCCTTTGGAAGGGACATTGTTCAGTACACCAAGGCTTTACAGTGGAAAACATTCAACAAGTTCGTGAAAAATATCCTGAAATGAAAGTTATTGTTCATCCTGAATGTTGTCATGAGGTTGTCGAAGCTAGTGACGACAACGGTTCTACCAAATATATCGTAGATGCCATTAATAATGCTCCTGCAGGTTCAAGTTGGGCGATTGGAACTGAAATGAACTTAGTGAAACGAATTATCGCAGAGCATCCTGATCAACATATTATTTCTCTTAATGAAAATATGTGCCCATGTTTAACAATGAATCGTATTGACTTACCTCACCTACTTTGGTCATTAGAATTAATTGAAAATGGCCAAAAGGGAAATGTTATTAAAGTCGATGAAGAGACTGCAGTACAAGCAAGATTATCTTTAGAAAGAATGTTAGCTTACGCTTAA
- the argF gene encoding ornithine carbamoyltransferase, with amino-acid sequence MKLLEEVQLKLVTSLKGKDLLTLLDYTSEEVEDLITLATQLKKITKAGRCPKLLEGKTLGMIFEKHSTRTRISFEVGMNQLGGKAMFMHSRDMQIGRGEPISDTGHVLSGYLDAIMIRANSHEMVKELANHATIPVINGLTDLYHPCQALADLETIAENKGQLKGLKIAYVGDGNNVAHSLVIAAAHVGMDISVATPKGYEPNAEIIEKAQEIAKANGSLVKVTNDPIEAVKNADAVYADVWTSMGQEEETAKRLVDFKGYQINDELVRHAKPDYMFLHCLPAHREEEVASSVIDGPNSYIFEQAENRLHAQKAVLVSLLA; translated from the coding sequence ATGAAACTTTTAGAAGAGGTACAGTTAAAATTGGTAACAAGTTTAAAAGGGAAAGACTTATTAACGTTACTTGATTATACAAGCGAAGAAGTGGAAGATTTAATTACATTAGCAACACAGTTAAAAAAAATCACTAAAGCGGGTAGATGCCCTAAATTACTTGAGGGTAAAACATTAGGAATGATCTTTGAAAAACATTCTACACGTACTCGTATTTCATTTGAAGTAGGTATGAATCAACTAGGTGGTAAAGCCATGTTCATGCATTCTCGTGATATGCAAATTGGCCGTGGAGAGCCAATTTCTGATACTGGGCATGTTTTATCTGGTTATTTAGATGCCATTATGATTCGTGCAAATTCTCATGAAATGGTTAAAGAATTAGCAAATCATGCTACAATTCCGGTTATTAATGGACTTACGGACCTTTATCATCCATGTCAAGCACTTGCAGACTTGGAGACAATTGCTGAAAATAAGGGACAATTAAAAGGGTTAAAAATTGCTTATGTAGGCGATGGAAATAATGTTGCACATTCATTAGTGATTGCTGCTGCACATGTTGGTATGGATATTTCAGTAGCAACACCTAAAGGATATGAGCCAAATGCAGAAATTATTGAGAAAGCACAAGAAATAGCAAAAGCCAATGGAAGTTTAGTAAAAGTAACAAACGATCCAATTGAAGCAGTAAAAAATGCGGATGCAGTTTATGCTGATGTATGGACTTCAATGGGGCAAGAAGAAGAAACAGCAAAACGCTTAGTAGACTTTAAAGGTTATCAAATAAATGATGAGCTTGTACGTCATGCAAAACCAGATTATATGTTCTTACATTGCCTACCAGCTCATCGTGAAGAAGAAGTAGCTTCATCTGTAATTGATGGTCCAAATTCTTATATTTTCGAGCAAGCAGAAAACCGACTACATGCGCAAAAAGCAGTACTTGTTTCGTTACTTGCATAA
- the nadB gene encoding L-aspartate oxidase, whose translation MNIKTDIVIIGSGVAALQAARVLSQRFDVHLVTKSEITNGSSYKAQGGIAAVTSEDDHISYHISDTLIAGEHHHAEQNVETLVIQGKETIKQMINESFPTDRTPDGSISLGLEGAHSKPRIVHSGGDATGKALVDYLLTNLSEKVHIHSFEFAFELLLNQAGECIGVKTKTEDRENCYFASYVILATGGAGALYACTSNVSNSYGDGIALAYLAGAEIADMEFIQFHPSLLYLDGKSRGLVSEAVRGEGGYFVDDNGRKIMQGIHPLGDLAPRHITAYEMYKERAKGNNVYVDISEINHFEEKFPTITKLCEEHGVSITEGRIPIAPGSHFLMGGVVADCYGRTSIPRLLAVGEVACTGVHGANRLASNSLLEGVTFGKLMAENLLTNGTLQQNFQPIKQQKKPFHLNLHSVRTLQNKMLELAGIVRDSEGLQSLIKQLPSYKIVRTLNTDSLSRNELELFFMHISATLIANAALARTESRGAHIRKDYQESSKTLGKQWIIFSKGTMNVRDNLYEHNQIRRYVKAVL comes from the coding sequence ATGAATATCAAAACTGACATCGTGATTATAGGAAGTGGTGTTGCAGCACTACAAGCAGCACGAGTTTTATCTCAACGTTTTGACGTTCACCTTGTGACGAAATCAGAAATAACAAATGGTAGCTCCTATAAAGCTCAAGGTGGAATTGCAGCTGTAACAAGTGAAGACGACCATATTTCATACCATATTAGCGATACGTTAATCGCAGGGGAACATCATCATGCAGAACAAAATGTAGAAACATTGGTAATTCAAGGTAAGGAAACGATTAAACAAATGATCAATGAAAGCTTTCCTACCGATCGTACTCCTGATGGCTCTATTTCTTTAGGTCTTGAGGGTGCCCATAGTAAACCACGTATCGTTCACTCTGGTGGAGATGCGACAGGAAAAGCATTAGTTGACTATTTGCTAACAAACCTCTCAGAAAAAGTTCATATTCATTCATTTGAATTTGCTTTTGAACTTCTTTTAAATCAGGCCGGTGAATGTATCGGGGTTAAAACGAAAACGGAGGATCGAGAAAATTGTTATTTCGCATCATACGTAATTTTAGCAACGGGTGGAGCAGGTGCTCTATATGCATGTACATCCAATGTTTCTAATAGTTATGGTGATGGAATAGCTCTCGCTTATTTAGCAGGTGCAGAAATTGCAGATATGGAATTTATCCAATTCCATCCAAGTTTATTATATCTAGATGGTAAATCAAGAGGGCTAGTTTCCGAAGCAGTCCGCGGTGAGGGTGGGTATTTTGTCGATGATAACGGCCGTAAAATTATGCAAGGTATTCATCCACTAGGTGATTTAGCGCCAAGACATATCACTGCTTATGAAATGTACAAAGAAAGAGCAAAAGGAAATAATGTGTACGTAGATATATCCGAAATTAATCATTTTGAAGAAAAGTTTCCTACTATAACGAAACTATGTGAAGAACATGGTGTTTCAATTACTGAGGGGAGAATTCCCATTGCTCCAGGTAGCCATTTTCTTATGGGTGGGGTTGTTGCTGACTGTTACGGTCGTACAAGTATTCCTAGATTACTAGCTGTCGGTGAGGTTGCTTGTACCGGTGTCCATGGGGCAAATCGACTTGCTAGTAACTCCCTATTAGAAGGGGTTACTTTCGGTAAGTTAATGGCTGAAAATTTATTAACAAATGGCACTTTACAACAGAACTTCCAACCAATAAAGCAACAAAAGAAACCATTTCACTTAAATTTACATTCTGTTAGAACACTTCAAAATAAAATGTTAGAACTTGCAGGTATAGTTAGGGATTCAGAAGGATTACAGAGTTTAATAAAACAACTTCCTTCTTATAAAATAGTTAGAACCTTAAATACGGATTCATTAAGTCGTAATGAACTAGAGTTATTTTTTATGCATATTTCAGCGACATTAATAGCGAATGCAGCTCTAGCTCGAACAGAATCACGAGGAGCACATATTCGAAAAGATTATCAAGAATCAAGCAAAACTTTGGGAAAACAATGGATTATTTTTTCTAAAGGAACAATGAATGTGAGGGACAATCTCTATGAACATAATCAAATTAGAAGATATGTTAAAGCAGTTCTTTAA
- a CDS encoding RNA methyltransferase, protein MKRIESTQNSLVKHWKKLTTTRKEREKTGEFIVEGFHLVEEALKNKEQVVQIIIREDVEIPLLWPTDNVTIIEVSDSVAKEIAETEQSQGIFAHCKQLEVSEESQSKWRKVLLVDAVQDPGNIGTMIRTADAVGIDAVVLGKGCADAYNPKTVRSAQGSHFHIPIVKGDLLDWVDDLQAKGVPVYGTALNDAIQYTEVESTNQFALIVGNEGSGIDHKLLVKTDKNVIIPIFGQAESLNVAVATGILLYQFVR, encoded by the coding sequence ATGAAACGTATCGAATCGACACAAAACTCATTAGTGAAACATTGGAAAAAACTTACGACTACCCGTAAAGAAAGAGAAAAAACTGGGGAATTCATTGTAGAAGGATTTCATTTAGTAGAAGAGGCATTAAAGAATAAGGAACAAGTTGTGCAAATCATTATTCGTGAAGATGTAGAAATACCGCTTCTGTGGCCAACAGATAATGTCACAATCATTGAAGTCTCGGATTCTGTCGCTAAGGAAATTGCTGAAACCGAACAATCTCAAGGAATATTTGCACATTGTAAACAACTTGAGGTAAGTGAAGAAAGTCAATCTAAATGGCGGAAGGTACTATTGGTTGATGCTGTTCAAGATCCTGGGAATATTGGTACGATGATTCGTACTGCTGATGCAGTAGGAATTGATGCGGTTGTTTTAGGGAAAGGCTGTGCAGATGCCTATAACCCAAAAACCGTTCGCTCTGCACAAGGATCCCATTTCCATATACCTATTGTAAAAGGGGACTTGCTTGATTGGGTAGATGATTTACAAGCTAAAGGTGTTCCGGTTTATGGAACAGCGTTAAATGATGCTATTCAATATACAGAAGTGGAATCAACGAATCAATTCGCTTTAATCGTAGGGAATGAAGGTAGTGGAATCGACCATAAATTACTTGTAAAGACAGATAAAAATGTGATAATCCCAATCTTTGGGCAAGCTGAATCGTTAAATGTTGCAGTTGCAACAGGGATTTTGTTATACCAATTTGTTCGATAA
- the nadC gene encoding carboxylating nicotinate-nucleotide diphosphorylase yields MNIIKLEDMLKQFFNEDIGDGDLSSELLFSPTEQGAFTFYAKEEGIFCGEQIIKAGFSIIDPTLKVTLLQSDGSRLKKGDEIAIIEGSFRSLLTGERVVLNLIQRMSGIATNAFNATLLTEGTNAKICDTRKTMPGLRMLDKYAVRTGGAFNHRSGLYDCIMLKDNHISFAGNITNAVQIAKSKIGHTVKIEVEIETKEQLLESIEAGADIIMFDNRTPEEIREWLPLVPDHVITEASGGITLENLRAYAESGIQWISLGSLTHSVKALDISALVQTKGAY; encoded by the coding sequence ATGAACATAATCAAATTAGAAGATATGTTAAAGCAGTTCTTTAATGAAGATATAGGAGATGGCGATCTTTCCAGTGAACTTCTATTCTCACCTACTGAACAGGGCGCATTTACATTTTATGCAAAAGAAGAAGGAATCTTTTGTGGAGAGCAAATCATCAAAGCTGGATTTTCTATTATCGACCCTACTCTTAAGGTAACGCTTTTACAAAGTGATGGTAGTCGATTAAAAAAAGGTGACGAAATTGCAATAATTGAGGGTTCTTTCAGAAGTCTATTAACTGGAGAACGGGTAGTACTAAATTTAATTCAACGTATGAGTGGAATTGCAACGAATGCCTTCAACGCCACTTTATTAACAGAAGGAACAAACGCTAAAATTTGTGATACAAGAAAAACGATGCCTGGATTAAGAATGTTAGATAAATATGCGGTTCGAACTGGAGGCGCATTTAATCACCGAAGTGGTTTATATGATTGCATTATGTTAAAAGATAATCATATTTCTTTTGCGGGTAACATAACTAACGCCGTGCAAATAGCAAAATCGAAAATTGGACATACCGTTAAAATTGAAGTGGAAATTGAGACGAAGGAACAATTGCTTGAATCGATTGAAGCTGGTGCGGATATCATCATGTTTGATAATCGTACCCCTGAAGAGATTCGTGAATGGTTACCCCTTGTTCCCGACCATGTAATAACAGAAGCATCAGGTGGGATTACATTAGAAAACCTTCGTGCTTACGCTGAAAGTGGCATCCAATGGATTTCTCTTGGGTCGTTAACTCATTCCGTTAAAGCGTTAGATATTAGTGCCTTAGTGCAAACGAAAGGAGCTTATTAA
- the sspI gene encoding small acid-soluble spore protein SspI, with protein sequence MNFQIRDAITANVQGDSSSEFRNTVEDAISRGDEHLLPGLGVFLEKWWKASSADEQQAFTEKLSKAFQN encoded by the coding sequence ATGAATTTTCAAATTAGAGATGCAATTACAGCAAATGTTCAAGGTGACAGTTCTAGTGAATTTCGTAATACTGTAGAAGATGCAATTTCACGTGGAGATGAACATTTATTACCTGGACTAGGCGTTTTCCTTGAAAAATGGTGGAAAGCATCTAGTGCTGATGAACAACAAGCTTTCACAGAAAAACTATCAAAAGCATTCCAAAATTAA
- the pheT gene encoding phenylalanine--tRNA ligase subunit beta, which yields MLVSLNWLKQYVDIEGLAPQELAEKITRSGIEVDAVIDRSQGMTNIVVGYVVSKEKHPDADKLNVCQVEVGEGDVRQIICGAPNVDAGQKVIVALPGARLPGGIKIKKAKMRGQESNGMICSLQELGVESRLVPKAYAEGIYVLPEDAVPGSDALELVGLRDIVLELGLTPNRSDALSMLGVAYEVAAILSKEVKLPDVQYETVSEKAEDYLKLRVDALEENPLYAAKVIKNVKIAESPLWLQHYLMAAGVRPHNNVVDITNYILMEYGQPLHAFDYDSLETKEIVVRLAKEGEKIITLDDQERTLNDHNLVITNGLEPVAIAGVMGGANSEVTESTTTVVIEAAYFNGQSVRRTSKEIGLRSDSSARFEKGVDPNRVILAAERAAQLLVELANGEVLEGTVLVDQLDKTPARVVVSPDFINTRLGMKISLEDMLAILERLKFDVEAANGLLIIDVPTRRQDIKIEEDIVEEIARLYGYDEIPITLPEGNTQIGGLTPYQLKRRIVRNFMEGAGLYQAVTYSLTSDELAQKFALKAEETTRLLMPMSEERATLRQSLIPHLVEAASYNIARSAELVSLYEIGSVFLGQTAEELPYEEEHLSFIVTGKWVDNSWQGEKLNADFFVAKGIVEGLFEKLGLTDRVSYKKASVDGLHPGQTAAILLDGEKVGLIGGLHPIERKKYDLKETFVAELNLKAIIETVTEELVYSAVPRFPAVTRDIALELDRNKPAGEIEKVIRDAGTKLLKDVKVFDVYEGDKMEAGKKSVAFSLTYFDPERTLTDDEVVNAHNKVLKALSEAGAEVR from the coding sequence ATGTTAGTTTCATTAAATTGGTTAAAACAATATGTTGATATAGAAGGTTTAGCACCACAAGAATTAGCGGAAAAAATCACGCGTTCAGGAATTGAAGTGGATGCAGTAATTGACCGATCACAAGGAATGACAAACATCGTAGTTGGGTATGTTGTGTCAAAAGAAAAACATCCAGATGCAGACAAATTAAACGTTTGTCAAGTTGAGGTGGGTGAAGGGGATGTACGACAAATTATTTGTGGTGCTCCTAATGTAGATGCTGGTCAAAAAGTAATCGTAGCTTTACCGGGTGCACGCTTACCAGGTGGCATTAAAATTAAAAAGGCAAAAATGCGTGGTCAAGAATCAAACGGTATGATTTGTTCATTGCAAGAACTAGGAGTAGAAAGCCGTTTAGTACCAAAAGCATATGCAGAAGGAATTTATGTATTACCAGAAGATGCAGTGCCAGGAAGTGATGCATTAGAATTAGTTGGATTGCGTGACATAGTTTTAGAGTTAGGTTTAACACCAAATCGTTCAGATGCTTTATCAATGCTTGGTGTAGCTTATGAAGTGGCTGCAATTTTATCGAAAGAAGTAAAACTTCCGGATGTACAATATGAAACTGTTTCTGAGAAAGCAGAAGATTATTTAAAACTTCGTGTTGATGCATTAGAAGAAAATCCTTTGTATGCTGCAAAAGTAATTAAAAACGTAAAAATTGCTGAATCGCCACTTTGGTTACAGCACTACTTAATGGCTGCTGGTGTGCGCCCTCATAATAATGTAGTGGATATTACGAATTACATTTTAATGGAGTATGGCCAACCATTACATGCGTTTGACTATGATTCACTAGAAACGAAAGAAATCGTTGTTCGACTTGCCAAAGAAGGCGAGAAAATCATTACATTAGATGACCAAGAACGTACATTAAATGATCATAATCTTGTGATTACAAATGGTTTAGAACCAGTTGCTATTGCTGGAGTAATGGGTGGTGCAAATTCTGAAGTTACTGAGTCAACTACAACGGTAGTAATTGAGGCAGCGTACTTTAACGGTCAATCTGTTCGCCGTACTTCAAAAGAAATTGGCTTACGTTCAGATTCATCTGCTCGCTTTGAAAAAGGTGTTGATCCAAACCGTGTCATCCTTGCAGCAGAACGTGCAGCCCAATTACTTGTCGAACTTGCTAATGGTGAAGTGCTAGAAGGTACTGTTCTAGTTGATCAATTAGATAAAACACCTGCACGCGTAGTAGTGTCACCTGATTTCATTAATACTCGTCTAGGAATGAAAATTTCATTAGAAGATATGCTCGCTATTTTAGAAAGATTAAAATTCGATGTAGAAGCTGCAAACGGTTTACTCATTATTGATGTCCCAACTCGACGACAAGATATTAAAATCGAGGAAGATATCGTAGAAGAAATCGCAAGGCTCTATGGTTATGATGAGATTCCGATTACCCTTCCTGAAGGAAATACTCAAATTGGTGGGCTAACTCCTTACCAATTGAAACGTCGTATAGTGCGCAATTTCATGGAAGGTGCTGGACTTTATCAGGCTGTAACGTACTCATTAACTTCGGATGAATTGGCACAAAAATTTGCTCTTAAAGCGGAAGAAACGACTAGACTATTGATGCCAATGAGTGAAGAAAGAGCAACTCTACGTCAAAGCTTAATTCCACATTTAGTTGAAGCTGCAAGCTATAATATAGCACGTTCAGCTGAATTAGTTTCCTTATATGAAATTGGATCTGTATTCCTTGGTCAAACAGCAGAAGAACTTCCATATGAAGAAGAACATCTTTCCTTCATCGTAACAGGTAAATGGGTTGACAATTCGTGGCAAGGTGAGAAATTAAATGCAGATTTCTTTGTAGCAAAAGGAATTGTTGAAGGATTATTTGAAAAATTAGGGTTAACTGATCGAGTTTCTTACAAAAAAGCATCTGTCGATGGATTACATCCAGGTCAAACAGCAGCTATACTACTTGATGGTGAAAAAGTTGGACTTATCGGTGGACTTCACCCGATAGAACGTAAGAAATATGATTTAAAAGAAACATTCGTTGCTGAATTAAACTTAAAAGCAATTATTGAAACGGTAACAGAAGAGTTAGTATATTCTGCTGTGCCTCGCTTCCCAGCAGTTACTCGTGATATCGCATTAGAACTTGACCGCAATAAACCAGCGGGAGAAATCGAGAAAGTTATTCGTGACGCTGGAACAAAATTATTAAAAGATGTAAAAGTGTTCGATGTATATGAAGGTGATAAGATGGAAGCTGGTAAAAAATCTGTTGCCTTCTCATTAACGTACTTTGATCCAGAACGTACGTTAACGGATGATGAAGTAGTAAATGCCCATAATAAAGTATTAAAAGCATTATCTGAAGCGGGTGCAGAAGTACGATAA